TTCTCAAACTTTTTTTCATGGTAACCCCCTTGCTATAACAGTTATTTTTTTGTTGCTTTTTTACACGATTTTATTTGAGTACGCCGATTTCTTTGTAATATTTTTCGGCGCCCGGGTGGAGCGGCAGATTGGCGATATCGCTGACGGCGTCGGCGGCTTTGACGCCGGTGAGACCTTTGTTGCTCTCGGCCAGTTTCTCCACATTTTCCCAGAATACCTTGGTGAGGTCATAGACGGTCTGCTCGCTCAAATCCGCCGTCGTGAACATGACCATTTTGATGGCCGTCGTCTGGATGTCCTTGTCCTGCCCGGCGTAAGTCCCCGCGGGGATCGTGAGTTTGGCGTACCAGGGATAATCTTTTTGCAGATTGGCGATCACGGCGTCGTCGATGTTGAGGATCACGGCGCCCGCAGTGGAGGTGGCTTCCGTCACGGCGGCGTTGCCGAGGGCGGCCATGATCCAGGCCCCGTCAAGCTGCTTGTTCCGGATCATGTCGACGGCTTCCGTAAAGCCGATGTTTTCCACTTTGATGTCGTCGGGATACTTCAGTCCGGCGGCGGTAAAATGGTTCTTCGATTCCCCTTCGGTGGAGCTTCCGACGGCGCCTGTGGCAAAGTGGGCGCCCTTCATCTTGGCGAGGCTGTCGATGCCCGAGGCCTTCGTGACGATGACCTGGTTGGGGTTGTAGTACAGCCCGCCGATCACGCGGAATTTCTCGTTTTTCCGTCCGTCAAAGGTCCCGGTTCCCGTGTAGGACTCATAGCAGTTGGAGCTGATCGCGATGCTGACCTGGGCTTCCCCCATGGCGAGAAGGTTCAGATTTTCGACGCCGCCGCCCGAGGCCTGGGAACTGGCTTTCACATAGTCAATTTTTGTCGTCCAGAGGTTGGTGATGGCGGCCCCCAGCGGATAGAGGGCGCCGGTTGTGGCGGCCGTGGGGAAATTGATCGTTACCGTAGATTTGGCAAAGGCTGTCGCGCCTGCCAGTAAAACGAGGATCAGTACACAAATTTTGCAGAACAGTTTTCTCATGATGTTATTCCATCTCCTTCTTTTTTTGGTATATTTGAATGATAAAAATCACTGCGAACAAGATGAGGCCGGCGACATCAGAAATCCTTTCGGGGCTGATCGTACAGAGGGCGGCCACAAACAGCGCGGCGCGCACGGGCCAGCCCAGTTTCCGGAAAAACATGCCCTGAAGGGCCGCGGTCAGGCCGATGACGCCGATCGTCGCCGTCGCCGCGGCTTGCGCCGTCGTCAGGAAGGGCGCGTCCGTCGCCCCGATCAAAAGGACCGGATTCCCCAGAAAGAAAAAGGGGACAAGAAAGCCGGTCATGCCCAATTTCATCGCGATAAAGGACGTCTTTGTCTGATTGGCGCCCGCGAGACCCGCGGCCACATAGGAACTCATGGCGACGGGAGGCGTGATATTGGACAGGCAGGCGTAGATCAGGCAGAACATGTGGGCCGCCACAGGCAACACGCCGATATCGATCAAAACGGGAATCGCCACGGCCACCACAATCACGTAAGCCGCGACGCCGGGGACGCCCATGCCCAAGATCGTACTCATGATCATGACCATGAGGCCGCCCAGATAGAGCTGGTCCTTCCCGACGACCGAAAGGATCACGTAGCCCATGGAAAGCCCGAGGCTCGTCAGAGACACCGTCCCGATGATGATCCCGATTACGACGCAGGAAATCCCGACGCCGACAGCGCCTCTGGCCCCTTCGTCCAGGGCTTTCAGAATGACGGCCGGGGACATCCGCGTTTCCTTCCGGAAGGCCGCCGCGAGCACCGTCGCGATGATCGCGTAAACGGCCGCGTAAAGCGGCGTGTAACCCATAAACATCATGGCCATCAGGACCGCGAGGGGAATCACGAGATGACCTTCCTTTTTGATGACTTCCAGAGCGCCGGGAATATTTTCGGGCGAAAGTCCCTTGAGTCCCAGCCGTTTGGCCTCGAAATGCACGGCAAACATCAGCGAAAGATAATAGAGAAAGGCGGGAATCGCCGCCGCAACCATGACCTTGCTGTAGCTCATCCCCAAAAATTCCGCCATGACGAAGCCCACGGCCCCCATGATGGGCGGGCAGAACTGCCCTCCGGTGGACGCCACCGCTTCCACGGCCGCCGCGAATTCGCTGCGGTAGCCGGTTTCCTTCATCAGGGGGATCGTAATGGTCCCGGTTGTTACCACATTGGCCACGGCGGATCCGTTGATCATGCCGATCAGGGCGCTTGCCACGACGGCGACCTTGGCGGGCCCCCCCGGCGATCTTCCCACGAGCGTCATGGCCACGTCGTTGATGAACTTGCTGAATCCGCTGTATTTGAGAAAGGCCCCGAAGAGCACAAAGAGAAAAATATAGCTTGCCGAAACGCCGATCCCGACGCCGAAAATTCCCTGACTGCCCCAGGAGAGGTGGCTCAGGACCCGGCGCAGGGAAAATCCGTTGTGTCCGAGACTACCGGGGATGTATTTCCCGATAAAATTGTAGAGAAAAAAGACGAGTCCGAGGACGGCGAGACTGGTCGACGCCCGCCTTGCGGCCTCAAAGACCAGCAGGATCGCGGCTGCTGCGACAATATACTCAAATTTTGTGAAAAAGCCCATGCTCCGGGCGACTCTCGGATAATTCACGATCATATACCCGAACGTCAGGACGGTCAGCGCGACGAGAACCAGATCCCACAGGGGAGGCGCCGTCCGGCGTTTGCGTTCTTTTTTGACCGTCGGATACAAGAGGAGCGTGAAGATGATGAGAAACATGCAATGGCCCATTCTGAGGCTCATGGCGTTGATGGTCCGGACATTGACCCAGACCTGCAACAGGGCCCAGGCCGCCAGAAGGCCCACAAGAAGCTTGGCGAAAGGCCCCTCGTATATGCGCGTCCGCGCGTCGGCGTCCTTTTCCTCCAGGAGTTTTTGCGCGATTTCTTCTATGTTTTGCTGTGCCAATTGGTATCCTCCGCGATGTTTGATTTTCGAAAATATGGCTATATTATATCACAAAAGAGAAATTTTCCCTATATGTTCACCGAAAAAATTGCGCCGGTATGTCTCATATCATAGCACATCCGGAAAAAAGGGTACAGCCCACAATTAAAAAAAAATCTTTGTTCGCCCCGCTTTTCTGAAAAAGCCCCCTTTTCGCAAATTCCGGCGCACACCGGGGAAAAACCTGTTCGGTCTGCTTGCGCGCTTTTGTTTTCATCGGGAAAAATACGAAAATTTCGTGCAAAAATTTCAAAGATCCTGTATAATAAAGGTGGTAACAAAAAATGAATACTCGGACGGTTAACATGCAAAATCTCGAAAAAGCAAAAACAAAATTGAAAAAAGCAAAGAAAATCGTGGTCAAGGTCGGCACATCCACCCTGACCCACAGCAACGGCAAAATCAACCTCGAGCTGATCAATAAGCTCAGTTGGGTCCTGACGGCGCTGATCAACGAAGGACGGGAGTTGATTCTCGTCACCTCAGGCGCCATCGGCGTAGGGGCCACAAAGCTGAATTTCCGCAAACGACCCACGGTGGCCGAGGAAAAACAGGCCGCGGCGGCCATCGGACAGGCCGCCCTCATGCAGATCTACCAGAATTTTTTCGGCCAATACAATCAGACGACGGCCCAGATTCTTTTGACGAAAGACGACTTCAAAGACGGGGAGCGCAAGACCAATACCCGCAACACCTTCGCCACCCTGCTCCGCTTCGGCGTCCTTCCGATCGTCAACAACAATGATACGATTTCCACGGACGAAATCGGTTTTTCCGATAACGATATCCTGTCGGCGGGCGTCGCCTCCATCCTCAACGCGGATCTTTTGATCCTCATGACCGATATCGACGCGCTCTACGACAGCAATCCCAAGACAAATCCCGGAGCGAAACGGATCCCCTATGTCCCGAAGATCTCAAAGGAAGTGGCCGACGTCTCGGGCGGCAAGGGGAGCACATTCAGCGTGGGCGGCATGGAGACAAAGATCGCGGCCGCGGAACTGTGCTACGAACACGGAGTTCTCATGGCGATTCTCGACGGCTCTGATCCCGCGGGAATCCTTGATCTCATCGGCGGAAAAGATCTCGGCACCATCTTTGATGTCAAGGGGGAATAAAATGACGCTGGAAATGATCGGGCAGGCCGCGAAAAAAGCGGCCGCTGAACTGGCCCAATGCTCAACGGACAAAAAAAATAATGCGCTCCGGCAGGCAGCTGACGCCCTCGTTGCCCGCTCGGCGGAGTTGCTTGCGGAAAATCTAAAAGACGTCGGGGCGGCTGTCCGGAACAAAGTCAAAAGCGCCTTTATCGACAGGCTTACGCTGACGGAAAAACGAATTGCCGATTTGGCCAAGGGCCTCCGGGACGTGGCGGCCTTGAACGATCCCGTGGGCGAATACGTCCTGACCAAGACGCTTCCCAACGGCCTCATTTTAGGGCAAAGGCGGGTCCCCCTGGGCGTCATCGCCATCATCTATGAGTCCCGGCCCAACGTGACTTCGGACGCCTTCGGCCTCTGCCTCAAAGCCGGAAACGCGACGATCCTCAGAGGCGGCAAAGAAGCCATCGGGACAAACCTCAAAATCGTGGAAATCCTCAGGGAAGCCCTCGCGCAAAGCGGCGTCAATCCAGACGCCGTCCAGATCCTCTCCGACACGAGCCATGAAACGGCGGCAAAGCTCATGGGTCTCCGGGAATATGTGGACGTCCTGATCCCCAGAGGCGGCGCCAACCTCATTTCGAGCGTCATTCAAAACAGCTCCGTCCCCTGTATCGAAACGGGGCTCGGCAACTGTCATGTCTTCATGGATGAAAGCGGCGACCCCCAAAAGGCGGTCCCGATTATTATCAACGCCAAGACCCAGCGGCCGGGGGTCTGTAACGCCATGGAAAAGCTCCTGATCCACGAGGCGATCTATCAGGACTTCGCGCCTGTGATCGCGGCGGCCCTGCGGGAAAAAGGCGTCGAAATCCGCGGCGACGACAGGATCGCCGCCGTGGTCCCCGAGGTGATTCCGGCCACGGAAGAGGACTGGTATACGGAATATGAAGACTATATTATCGCCATCAAGGTCGTCAAAGATCTCGACGAGGCCATCGCCCACATCGGACGCTACAGCACGAAGCACTCGGAAGCCATCATCACCGAGCATTACGGCAACGCCCAGCGTTTCCTCAACGAAATCGACGCGGCGGCCGTCTACGTCAACGCCTCCACGCGCTTTACCGACGGCGGGGAATTCGGCTTCGGGGCCGAAATCGGGATCAGTACGCAAAAATTGCACGCGAGGGGTCCCATGGGGCTCAAAGAACTCACGAGCACAAAATACGTCATCTACGGAAACGGACAAATCCGGAAATAAACGCGGCGTCCCGGGACGCCAGGGAGTGGATCACTATGAATATTATGCTGTTTGGAGCGCCGGGCGCCGGCAAGGGCACACAGGCAAAATTCATCGAGGAAAGATACGGTATTCCCCAGGTATCCACGGGCGATATCCTGCGAGCGGCCGTAGCCGAAGGGACACCCATGGGGCTTGAGGCCAAACGCTACATGGGGGAGGGGAAACTCGTGCCCGACGAGACCATGATCGGCGTCATCCGCGAACGGCTCGTCAAGGACGACTGCCGCAAGGGCTTCATTTTGGACGGCTTCCCCCGGACGCTGCCCCAGGCCGAGGCTCTGGACGTCCTGATGAAGGAAATGGGGAAGACCCTCGACAAAGTCATTTCCCTCAATGTCCCCGACGAGCTGATCGCCGAGCGGGTAACGGGGCGGCGGGTCTGCAAATCCTGCGGCGCTTCCTTTCACGTCAAATTTTCCACGCCGAAAAAAGAAGGGATCTGCGATCTCTGCGGCGGGGAGCTCTTTACGAGAAAAGACGACAACGCCGAAACCATAGGAAAGCGACTCGTCGAATACCACAAACAGACGGCCCCCGTCTTTCATTACTACAAGGAAAAAGGTCTCCTGGCGGAACTGGACGGAACAAAGGACGTGGCCCGGGTGACCCAAGAAATTTTCGCGCTGCTGGGCTGAAACCCGGAACGGAGCGAGGATCGGAGAACAATTTTTCATGGCATTGATCAAAACATTGGATGAAATCAAAAAAATCAAAAAGGCAAACGAAATTCTGGCCCGCCTGTACCGGGACATCCTGCCGCCCCATATCCGGCCGGGCGTCACGACAGGCGAAATCAACGCAATCGCCGACGATTATATCCGCTCGCAAGGAGCGAGGCCGGCCTGCATCGGCGTCCCGGGGGCCGTACAGCCCTTTCCGGCGGCCTGCTGCATCTCCGTCAACGAGGAGGTCATCCACGGCATACCCGGCGGGAGAAAGCTCCGGGCCGGAGACGTGATCAGCATCGACAGCTGCACGGAACTGAACGGTTATTACGGGGATGCGGCGATCACCTACCCCGTGGGGGAAATCGACGAAGCCGCCAAAAAACTCCTTGAAGTCACGGAAAAAGCCAGGGAAATCGGAATCGCTCAGGCCGTTGCGGGCAATCGGATCGGGGACATCAGCCACGCGATCCAGCGCTGGGTTGAACAACAGGGCTTTTCCGTTATCCGGGAATACGCGGGGCACGGCGTCGGCAACGATATCCACGAAGATCCTGTGATTCCCAATTACGGCAGGGCCGCGCGGGGCATGAAAATCGAAAACGGTATGGTCCTCGCCATCGAGCCCATGGTCAACGCGGGAAGTTATAAGATCGCGCTTCTTGCCGACGGCTGGACCGTCGTCGCCAGGGACGGCAAAAAATCAGCCCATTTTGAGCACTCCATTGCGATCGTAGACGGAAAACCTCTGATACTGAGCATCGAGGACTGAGAAGGCACAAAAAATTGAAAAAAACCATAAATTTTCTCACGAAACGCTGGACTTATTCCAAATAAAATGGTATAATACTATGTATTTCTATTCGATCGGAGGAAACATGTCGAAGAAAGATGTAATCGAATTAGAAGGGACGATCGTCGAGGCCCTTCCCAATGCTATGTTCAAAATTGAACTGGAGAACGGGCACACGATATTAGGCCACATTTCCGGCAAGATGCGCATGAACTACATCAAGATCCTGCCGGGAGATACGGTAACCGTACAGATCTCCCCCTATGACCTGTCAAGAGGACGGATCGTGTACAGAAAGAAAAATTAACCATCAGAAAACAGAACGAAAACCAGAGAAAAAGGAGGCGAACACCGTTGAAAGTAAGAGTATCGATCAAACCCATGTGCGACAAATGCAAGATCATCAAACGGCACGGAAAAATCCGGGTCATCTGCGAAAATCCGAAACACAAACAGGTACAGGGCTGATGCGGCGACGCGAGGCGGCAATTGACAATCAAACAAAATCTTGAAAACGGACAATTCTATTGTAAAGACATGGCGCGCCGTAGGGCCGTTATCCCGGAAAATCACGCGATTTGCGGGACCATGTCGAGGAAAGTATTTCTGCCTGTTTTTATTTACAGGTAAAATAGATTGATTTCTGATCAATGACCAAGGAGGAAAAAGTTTGGCAAGAATAGCAGGGGTCGATATCCCCAGAAACAAGAGAGTCGAAATCGCTTTGACTTATATCTACGGAATCGGGAGACCGACATCGCAGAAAATATTGAAAGATACCGGCGTCAACTTTGACACGCGGGTCAAAGACCTGACGGAAGAAGAAGTCAACAAAATCCGGGAAGCCATCAAAGACGTCCGGGTTGAGGGTGACCTGAAGAAGGAAGTCAGACTGTCCGTAAAACGTCTGATGGACATCAAGTGTTACAGAGGCTTGCGGCACAAAGTGGGGCTCCCCGTCAGAGGGCAGCACACGAAGCGTAACGCGAGAACGGCCAAGGGTCCCAAGAAACCCATCAAGAAATAAGGAGGAGGTCAAAAGTTGGCTAAGAAACCAGTAGCGAAAGTGAAGAAAAAGACGAAGAACATTCCCGTGGGCGTCGTTCATATCCATTCCACGTTCAACAATACCATCATTGCCATCACGGATCCCGAAGGACGGGTAGTGAGCTGGAGATCCGGCGGAACGTCCGGCTTCAAGGGCACAAAGAAGGGAACGCCCTTCGCGGCCCAGATCGCGGCCGAACAGGCGGCCAACATCGCCAAAGACAACGGCATGCGCAAAGTGGAAGTCAAGGTCAAGGGACCGGGCTCGGGCCGGGAAGCCTGTATCCGCTCCATCCAGGCCACAGGCCTCGAAGTGACCAAGATCACAGACGTAACGCCCTTCCCCCACAACGGGTGCAGACCGCCCAAGAGAAGACGGGTGTAGTTTTGCCCGGAAGGGACTATTCGGACGTCCTTTGGGGACGGAATCACACAGAGCAGTTCAATTCAGATTAAGGAGGAAAAACACAAGATGGCAAGAAATAGAACGCCGATATTGAAAAAATGCCGGGCTCTCGGTTTGGATCCCGTGGTTTTGGGTGTCAGCAAATCCTCCCGGAGAGGTATCCGGCCCAACGCCAACAAAAAACCGACGGAATACGCGATTCAGTTGAAAGAAAAGCAAAAAGCGAAATTTATTTATAACGTCATGGAAAAACAGTTCCACAAATTATACGAGGAAGCGGCCAGAAAGCTGGGCGTAACGGGCTTGACCCTCATCGAGTACCTCGAACGGCGGCTCGAAAACGTCGTATACCGCCTGGGCTTTGCCAAGACGCGGCGGCAGGCGCGGCAGATCGTCAGTCACGGACACATCACCGTAAACGGCAGACGGGTGGATATCCCCTCTTACCGGGTGAAAGTCGGAGACGTGATTTCCGTTGTGGAAAATTCCAAAAACCTCGTCGTGATCAAAGAGGCTCTGGAAGAGTCAAGAATTCCCGCGTGGATGGAATTGGATAAAAGTGCTTTTACCGGAAAAATTTTACAAAACCCCACAAAAGAGGACCTGGATTTTGACCTGAATGAATCCCTGATCGTAGAATTCTATTCCAGATAATAACACTTTTATTTAGGGAGTTGATTAAATGTTAAAAATAGAAAAGCAAGCGAGAGGAATTCATATTACTGAGAATAAAGAGAGCGCGTTTAAGGGGTCATATGTAGTGGAACCGCTATACCGGGGATATGGGAACACAGTTGGGAATGCCTTGCGTAGAGTTTTGCTTTCTTCTATTCCGGGCGCCGCGATCAAAGGGATTCGCATCGAAGGAGTATTAAGCGAATTTTCGGTGATTGAGGGCATCAAAGAGGCCGTGACGGAAATCGTACTCAATGTCAAAGAGATCGTGGTCAAGGCGGAAAGCGCCGGCGAAAAGCGCATGACGCTCTCTGTCAAGGGGCCGAAAGTCGTGACGGCGGCGGATATCATCCCCGACCTCGGATTGGAAATCGTCAACCCCGAACAGGTGATCTGCGACATCACCACAGACCGGGAACTGGACATCGAATTTCTCGTGGATACCGGCGAAGGCTTCGTCGTATCGGACGAAATCGACAGAAAGGACTGGCCCGTGGACTACATCGCCGTGGACGCCATCTATACGCCGATCCGGAAGGTGGCCTACAACGTCAAAGATACCATGGTCGGCCGGATGACGGATTTCGACAAGCTGACCATCGACATCGAGACCGACGGCAGCGTGGAGATCAGAGACGCCATTTCCTATGCCATAGAGCTGTTGCAGCTGCACTTCGCGCCCTTCCTCGAGATCGGCACCAAGATGGAGAACCTGCGCGGCGAGAGCGAAGAAGAAGAGCCCCAGGAAGAGCCGAAAAAAGAAGAGAGCGTCCTGAGCGCCAAGATCGAGGAGCTGGATCTGACCGTCCGGTCCTTCAACTGTCTGAAAAAGGCCGGCATCGAAGAGGTCAGCCAACTGGCCAAGCTCTCCATGGGCGAGCTCCTGAAAATCAGAAATTTAGGGAGAAAATCGCTGGACGAAATCCTTGAGAAAATGAAGGAATTGGGTTACGATCTGTCGCAAAACGGATCCGGAGAAAACTAATTAAGGAGGAGAAACGGAAATGAATCACAATAAATCGTATCGCAAATTGGGCAGAAGAGCCGACCACAGGATGGCCATGCTGAAGAACATGTCCGTCTCCGTGCTCGTGCACGAACGGGTGGAGACCACGGTGACCCGGGCCAAGGAAGTCCGCAAATTTGTAGAACGGATGATCACCTTCGGCAAGAAAAATACGCTGGCTTCCCGCAGGAACGCCTTTGCCTTCCTTCGGAACGAATATGCCGTGGCAAAACTGTTTTCGGATATCGCGCCGAAATACGCCGAAAGAAACGGCGGCTACACACGAATCGTGAAAACATCGGTCCGCTCCGGAGATTCGGCGGAAATGGCCATTCTCGAGTTGGTATAAAACCGCTTGTCCATGAAGAAAACGCTCTGAACGGGGGTAAGGTTACGCCCGCGGAGAGCGTTTTTTATTTACCGGAAAAATGGAAAGGCTTTTGTCTGTCCGGTGAACAAAAAGATTCCCGCTCTCTTGACAGGCGGGCAAAATTGTGGTAATATCATAGTGTACAGATTTAGAATACATTGTATACAAAATTTCGCGCAACGTTCTGATTTGATACATATACTATGGTAATATCAGGAGGAGAAAACGATGAAATTGAAAAAAATGTGGATCACGGGACTTTGTTTGTTTATGCTTTCGGGCGCGCTCTTCGCGAAGAAGATCGCGGTGACCTTCGCGGGGACGGAAGCGGCCACCACGGGTCAGAGCCGGATGATGCAGGCCGTGGCCGACAAGCTGGTCGCCAGCGGCAAATTTGAGGCGACGGTTCTCGTAAACGGCGCCCTTTCCGGAGATACGGACGCCCTTGTGACCCAGGCCAAGATGGGCGTACCCCTGGTGGTTCCCTCGGACCCCGGGAGACTGGCCAGCCAGTTCAACATTCCCGATCTCAATATCCTCATGGCCCCCTATATCCTCACGGATCCCGCGGTCCTGACAAAATTGCCCGAGACGCCCCTTTTCAATGAGTGGCAGGAAAAACTGAAGGCCCAGGGGATTTATTTCGCGGCCGACATGTACAACGGCTTCCGGAGCTTCTACACGACAAAACCCGTGGCCAAAGTCGCCGACCTTAAAGGTCTGCGGATCAGGGGATTCGGCAACGCCATCGGCAACGCCCTGGCCAAATATTTCGGCTTCGCCAATATCGGCATTACCTGGGGCGAAGTGCTCCCCGGCATCCAACAGAAGACCCTGGACGGCTGCGAAGTGCAGGTCGCCACGGCTTACGGCTCGGC
Above is a window of Fusobacteriaceae bacterium DNA encoding:
- a CDS encoding TRAP transporter fused permease subunit — translated: MAQQNIEEIAQKLLEEKDADARTRIYEGPFAKLLVGLLAAWALLQVWVNVRTINAMSLRMGHCMFLIIFTLLLYPTVKKERKRRTAPPLWDLVLVALTVLTFGYMIVNYPRVARSMGFFTKFEYIVAAAAILLVFEAARRASTSLAVLGLVFFLYNFIGKYIPGSLGHNGFSLRRVLSHLSWGSQGIFGVGIGVSASYIFLFVLFGAFLKYSGFSKFINDVAMTLVGRSPGGPAKVAVVASALIGMINGSAVANVVTTGTITIPLMKETGYRSEFAAAVEAVASTGGQFCPPIMGAVGFVMAEFLGMSYSKVMVAAAIPAFLYYLSLMFAVHFEAKRLGLKGLSPENIPGALEVIKKEGHLVIPLAVLMAMMFMGYTPLYAAVYAIIATVLAAAFRKETRMSPAVILKALDEGARGAVGVGISCVVIGIIIGTVSLTSLGLSMGYVILSVVGKDQLYLGGLMVMIMSTILGMGVPGVAAYVIVVAVAIPVLIDIGVLPVAAHMFCLIYACLSNITPPVAMSSYVAAGLAGANQTKTSFIAMKLGMTGFLVPFFFLGNPVLLIGATDAPFLTTAQAAATATIGVIGLTAALQGMFFRKLGWPVRAALFVAALCTISPERISDVAGLILFAVIFIIQIYQKKKEME
- the proB gene encoding glutamate 5-kinase is translated as MQNLEKAKTKLKKAKKIVVKVGTSTLTHSNGKINLELINKLSWVLTALINEGRELILVTSGAIGVGATKLNFRKRPTVAEEKQAAAAIGQAALMQIYQNFFGQYNQTTAQILLTKDDFKDGERKTNTRNTFATLLRFGVLPIVNNNDTISTDEIGFSDNDILSAGVASILNADLLILMTDIDALYDSNPKTNPGAKRIPYVPKISKEVADVSGGKGSTFSVGGMETKIAAAELCYEHGVLMAILDGSDPAGILDLIGGKDLGTIFDVKGE
- the rpmJ gene encoding 50S ribosomal protein L36 — encoded protein: MKVRVSIKPMCDKCKIIKRHGKIRVICENPKHKQVQG
- the rpsM gene encoding 30S ribosomal protein S13 codes for the protein MARIAGVDIPRNKRVEIALTYIYGIGRPTSQKILKDTGVNFDTRVKDLTEEEVNKIREAIKDVRVEGDLKKEVRLSVKRLMDIKCYRGLRHKVGLPVRGQHTKRNARTAKGPKKPIKK
- a CDS encoding TAXI family TRAP transporter solute-binding subunit; the protein is MRKLFCKICVLILVLLAGATAFAKSTVTINFPTAATTGALYPLGAAITNLWTTKIDYVKASSQASGGGVENLNLLAMGEAQVSIAISSNCYESYTGTGTFDGRKNEKFRVIGGLYYNPNQVIVTKASGIDSLAKMKGAHFATGAVGSSTEGESKNHFTAAGLKYPDDIKVENIGFTEAVDMIRNKQLDGAWIMAALGNAAVTEATSTAGAVILNIDDAVIANLQKDYPWYAKLTIPAGTYAGQDKDIQTTAIKMVMFTTADLSEQTVYDLTKVFWENVEKLAESNKGLTGVKAADAVSDIANLPLHPGAEKYYKEIGVLK
- the infA gene encoding translation initiation factor IF-1, which translates into the protein MSKKDVIELEGTIVEALPNAMFKIELENGHTILGHISGKMRMNYIKILPGDTVTVQISPYDLSRGRIVYRKKN
- a CDS encoding glutamate-5-semialdehyde dehydrogenase, with the translated sequence MTLEMIGQAAKKAAAELAQCSTDKKNNALRQAADALVARSAELLAENLKDVGAAVRNKVKSAFIDRLTLTEKRIADLAKGLRDVAALNDPVGEYVLTKTLPNGLILGQRRVPLGVIAIIYESRPNVTSDAFGLCLKAGNATILRGGKEAIGTNLKIVEILREALAQSGVNPDAVQILSDTSHETAAKLMGLREYVDVLIPRGGANLISSVIQNSSVPCIETGLGNCHVFMDESGDPQKAVPIIINAKTQRPGVCNAMEKLLIHEAIYQDFAPVIAAALREKGVEIRGDDRIAAVVPEVIPATEEDWYTEYEDYIIAIKVVKDLDEAIAHIGRYSTKHSEAIITEHYGNAQRFLNEIDAAAVYVNASTRFTDGGEFGFGAEIGISTQKLHARGPMGLKELTSTKYVIYGNGQIRK
- the rplQ gene encoding 50S ribosomal protein L17, with the translated sequence MNHNKSYRKLGRRADHRMAMLKNMSVSVLVHERVETTVTRAKEVRKFVERMITFGKKNTLASRRNAFAFLRNEYAVAKLFSDIAPKYAERNGGYTRIVKTSVRSGDSAEMAILELV
- the dctP gene encoding TRAP transporter substrate-binding protein DctP, whose protein sequence is MKLKKMWITGLCLFMLSGALFAKKIAVTFAGTEAATTGQSRMMQAVADKLVASGKFEATVLVNGALSGDTDALVTQAKMGVPLVVPSDPGRLASQFNIPDLNILMAPYILTDPAVLTKLPETPLFNEWQEKLKAQGIYFAADMYNGFRSFYTTKPVAKVADLKGLRIRGFGNAIGNALAKYFGFANIGITWGEVLPGIQQKTLDGCEVQVATAYGSAIYEVAKYLTLTKHYMLQSSFVCSTKLLDGMSAEDREFFLKTIRETATEYSLIIASEETKFYDQMKEKGETITEVDLKEWQDAIAPLYTNNDLKFTEGLKDRLFKELGL
- a CDS encoding adenylate kinase, whose product is MNIMLFGAPGAGKGTQAKFIEERYGIPQVSTGDILRAAVAEGTPMGLEAKRYMGEGKLVPDETMIGVIRERLVKDDCRKGFILDGFPRTLPQAEALDVLMKEMGKTLDKVISLNVPDELIAERVTGRRVCKSCGASFHVKFSTPKKEGICDLCGGELFTRKDDNAETIGKRLVEYHKQTAPVFHYYKEKGLLAELDGTKDVARVTQEIFALLG
- a CDS encoding DNA-directed RNA polymerase subunit alpha, which codes for MLKIEKQARGIHITENKESAFKGSYVVEPLYRGYGNTVGNALRRVLLSSIPGAAIKGIRIEGVLSEFSVIEGIKEAVTEIVLNVKEIVVKAESAGEKRMTLSVKGPKVVTAADIIPDLGLEIVNPEQVICDITTDRELDIEFLVDTGEGFVVSDEIDRKDWPVDYIAVDAIYTPIRKVAYNVKDTMVGRMTDFDKLTIDIETDGSVEIRDAISYAIELLQLHFAPFLEIGTKMENLRGESEEEEPQEEPKKEESVLSAKIEELDLTVRSFNCLKKAGIEEVSQLAKLSMGELLKIRNLGRKSLDEILEKMKELGYDLSQNGSGEN
- the map gene encoding type I methionyl aminopeptidase, giving the protein MALIKTLDEIKKIKKANEILARLYRDILPPHIRPGVTTGEINAIADDYIRSQGARPACIGVPGAVQPFPAACCISVNEEVIHGIPGGRKLRAGDVISIDSCTELNGYYGDAAITYPVGEIDEAAKKLLEVTEKAREIGIAQAVAGNRIGDISHAIQRWVEQQGFSVIREYAGHGVGNDIHEDPVIPNYGRAARGMKIENGMVLAIEPMVNAGSYKIALLADGWTVVARDGKKSAHFEHSIAIVDGKPLILSIED
- the rpsK gene encoding 30S ribosomal protein S11; the protein is MAKKPVAKVKKKTKNIPVGVVHIHSTFNNTIIAITDPEGRVVSWRSGGTSGFKGTKKGTPFAAQIAAEQAANIAKDNGMRKVEVKVKGPGSGREACIRSIQATGLEVTKITDVTPFPHNGCRPPKRRRV
- the rpsD gene encoding 30S ribosomal protein S4, translating into MARNRTPILKKCRALGLDPVVLGVSKSSRRGIRPNANKKPTEYAIQLKEKQKAKFIYNVMEKQFHKLYEEAARKLGVTGLTLIEYLERRLENVVYRLGFAKTRRQARQIVSHGHITVNGRRVDIPSYRVKVGDVISVVENSKNLVVIKEALEESRIPAWMELDKSAFTGKILQNPTKEDLDFDLNESLIVEFYSR